DNA from Bradyrhizobium japonicum USDA 6:
GCTGCTCCGGCCTTTCGTGTAATCATGGCAACCGGAAAGTTCCAAGGCGTGATCGCAGCGGAGACGCCGATTGGCTGCATACGCACCTGAAGCAAACTTCCAGGCTTATGACTGGGGATGGTCTCTCCGTAGGCTCGCTCGCCCTCCGCCGCGAACCAGTCGAGGAACCCGGCACCGTACGTAATCTCGTGGCGAGACTCAGAAAGCGGCTTGCCCTGCTCGCTCGTGACCAGGACGGCGAGGTCATCCGAATGCTCGAGCATCAACCTGGCCCATGACCTAAGTATCGCCCCACGGGTCGCCGGCAAAAGCGCTCGCCAGGAGCCGAACGCAGTCTCAGCTGATGTGACCGCGAGGTTTACGTCTCCGGCGCTGCAGCGGCTAACCTCCGCAATATCCTCCTCGGTAGCTGGATCGACGACAGTGTCCGTCGAGGCCTTCGTTACCCATCGACCGTCAATGAGTGCGGCGCCAGCAAGGAAGTCGCGGCGCCTCACGCTTTGCAAATGTCTTTTTGCGATACCGATCATGTGCGGACCGGTCTGTCGAACAGTGCCAGCTTCCACTTGAGAGTCCTGCGCGTCATCTGTTGAAATTGTCCATGCAATCAGGCTACCTTCGATGCACGGTAGTTTGCGTCGCATTTCTGGTCGAGTGGGATGATTTCCTGCATCACGCACTGAATTCGCGGCGATATTCACCAAGGGGGGAGCCGTTCATGCAATACGATAGAATCGATGCCCGCATCCTGGAGATCGTGCAAAAGAATAACCGACTAACATCAGAGACGATCGGCGAACTTGCCGGACTTTCGGCCACGGCGTGTCAACGACGACTGAAGAGACTTCGGTGTGAGGGCATCATCGAGTCGGACGTGTCCATCGTCTCACCGAAAGCTGTAGGACGGCCAATTCAAATGCTGGTGTTGGTGACGTTGGAGCGCGAACGTTCCGACATCATCGACAAATTTAAGAAGGCAATCAAATCGTCAGTTGATGTCGTGAATGGGTTTTATGTGACCGGCGAAGCTGACTTTGTCCTGTACATCACGGCGCGTACCATGGAGGATTATGAGCAGTTCACGCGCCGCTTTTTCTACGAGAACGCGGACATCAAGGGCTTTAAGACAATGGTGATAATGGACCG
Protein-coding regions in this window:
- a CDS encoding Lrp/AsnC family transcriptional regulator; this translates as MQYDRIDARILEIVQKNNRLTSETIGELAGLSATACQRRLKRLRCEGIIESDVSIVSPKAVGRPIQMLVLVTLERERSDIIDKFKKAIKSSVDVVNGFYVTGEADFVLYITARTMEDYEQFTRRFFYENADIKGFKTMVIMDRVKAGFAIPIDVPTED